The genomic segment tcatttaaatttggctttagttatgaaatttttttttgaaatattgtattttttttatggaagggaaattcaaatttaatttttgtaaagaaGATAAATTGATGTGCCTATTCTGAAATCAAACattcaagtaagaaaatatttataaatattttttaacaccataaattttttacacttaaacatcatttggcttattaataagtatatgtatcatttactcaaaatttttatattttttttaatttagtctctAAACacctcaattttgttcaatttaatccctatAGTTTACATTTTTGGTCAATTTAGTTCTAATGATGTggcacaaattttttttttgattttacaCGTCAGCATGTCAATGCCATGTTATTATGTCAATGCCACGTGGCACTACCACGCCATCACAATAATGCCATGTGGCATTGTCGTGTCATCATGACTGtgccacatcatcaaaatGTGCCATGTCAACATGACGTCAGTGTTGATATCATCACCTTTAATAGTAAAATTGAGTATTGTTAGGGAAAGGAACTAAATTGGAATAAttctcaaaattaaaagattacattggtttgattttgaaTACAATGACTAAAGAAAATGAGTAaactaagaagaaaagtgaaataaatattattgtaGAAGGTGAAAAATTATGAGCCAATTACGTTCCACCACGTGGATTTAATGATGTCATAACcatgtaattaattataaaataattaatttattggttGGATTATTTTAAAGACATATAGTTGAACCAATTCACCTATTGGTATATATTTATCCCTTGAGATAATTTgaagataatatttaaattggaccaattaaaaattagttattggtcatctaatttatctctaaataaatcaaaataatttagagataatattcatatttttgaccaatcaaaatttagttattagtcatccaatttttttttaaataaaataagataatttagagataatattcatatttttgaccaatcaaaatttaattattggtcatgtaatttatctctaataaTTATactaatttagagataaaaatcaaatttaatttttcgctaaataaattaagatcaTTTAGAGATAATACCTAACTTCGaccaatcaaaattcaaagacTTAAGGTTCGaccaataaaaaaacttttaatgaGTTATcataatttatctctaaataaattaaaataatttagagataattcaAAGAGACTACAATTTCATCAAAGTCTCCCATCTAACATTATAAATCGAGGGCTCCTCCAAGCTATTTTCATTCATTCGAAAGCATTCAAAGATTGGGAAACATTCTAAGATTGAGAGTATTGCAAAgatcaaaaagtaaaaaatttctgAAGTGAAGATCTCGTGATCAAAATTAAGTCGTAAAGACCTTTGAAGCGAAGATCAAGCAAGTTCGTGATCAACACTAAATCCAAGTTTGTGACTCTTAAAGACGAAGTGaagaaattaatcaaaaaaatttttagagaTTATCACTCACatcatcaaatatttatatttgtcttataatttttaagtcaagaaatttcaacgaaaaatttgtgtgtacaattattttcaagaattaaattttaggAAGAAGAAcagggaagaaggaagaggATATTttgttggagagagaaattttaagttttttaaaattttaaatttatgtctTAGAGagttaattaatatatataaaaactatGGCGGAATTAAAACTTGAACATCTATATCTATCCCGACAGAAGTGGGGCAGGACCATGGCACTTGGCTCTTGATAAGATATACTTGTGATTGCGTAACGCAAGTCGCTAGTTGTTGGTGGAACATAAGCGGCGCTGCTTTCAGTTTCAAAATATAATGGTACCCTCACGCAACCACCCAAGGTATGGACGTCTAGCCCAGCTGACAGAAACTTGACAACTACTGGCTTTGTCGTGGCTTTAATTAGAAGTAACCCAATACTTCATTGGCGGACAAACACAGAGCCGACTTCTCCCACCGAGTAGTGAATGCCCTACCTAGGAAACTAAATTCCATCTCTTAAtttcataagaaaaataagaaaattcatTGATGAGTAACCCAAGTTTAACCCTCTTGCCCCCAAGTCATCGTGTTTTGTGCTTTTCTAGGAGTTATAACCTCTTTTGGCTCCTCTACCTCTCCAAACAAACACAAGTTGTCATAGCTGAAGACTGAAGAGACAAtcaagcaaagaaagaaaaaaaaatgcaagagACCATAGTGCTCTACCCATCGCCAGGCTTGGGCCATGTGGTGTCAATGGTGGAGCTAGGCAAACTCATCCTACAACAGCGAAACCACCAATTTTCCATCACCATTCTCCTTACTACTGGTTTTTGGGACACCCCAAGGATCATCTCCTACATCAATTCTGTCTCCCAAGCCTACCCATCCATCTGCTTTCGCCGCTTCACATCCGTCTCCGTCTCCATGGACAAAAAATGCAGCGTTGCTGCCATTGCCTTCCAGTTCATACGCCTCCATGCGCCCAACGCACTCCATTCTCTTCAGGAAATCTCCAAAGATCACAAGATCTCTGCTTTTGTCATAGATATTTTCTGCACTTCTACTCTATCCATGGGAAAAGATCTCAAAATCCCCACTTTTTACTTCTATACCTCTGGTGCTTCTTCCCTCGCCGCCTTCCTTCAATTCCCGAAACTTGATGAACAAACCACTGAGAGCTTCAGAGATCTCCCTGACACAGTCTTTCATTTCCACGGCCTGCCACCGTTGAAAGCCATACACATGCCAGAACCCGCACTTGATAGAGAAGATCCTGCTTATTGGGACTTTATATACTTCTGTTCAGGCCTCGCACTATCAGATGGAATTATAGTTAACACTTTTCAAGAGCTCGAACCGATTTCCATCAAGGCTATTGCTGATGAGTTATGCCTCGTTGATGCTCCAACTCCACCAACTTACTACATCGGACCATTGATTGCAGCAGGTAGTAAAGCTGAACACGAGTGTTTATCGTGGCTGGAGAAGCAACCGAGTAAAAGCGTTGTGTTCTTGTGTTTTGGGAGCCGTGGGTCGTTCTCTCGGGTCCAAATTATGGAAATAGCAAAAGGTTTGGAAAGGAGTGGGCAAAGGTTCTTGTGGGTGGTAAAAAATCCACCTCAGGACGAAAAGGCAAAGCAAACTGAAGAAAGCCCCAATGTGGATCTAGACTCTCTTTTGCCAGATGGGTTTATGGAGAGAACCAAAGATAGGGGTCTGGTTGTGAAGTCATTTGCGCCACAAGTAGTAGTGCTGAACAAGGACTCGGTTGGTGGCTTTGTGACTCATTGTGGGTGGAACTCCATCTTAGAAGCAGCGGTCACCGGGGTGCCAATGATTGCATGGCCTTTACATGCAGAGCAACACTTGAATCGGAACATTTTGGTTCAGGATATGAAGATGGCTATCCCTGTGGAGCAAAGACAGGAAGATGGGTTTGTGAGTGGAACTGAGTTGGAGAAGCGAGTCACGGAGTTGATGGATTCCGACATTGGCATGGAGCTTAGAGAAAGGAGCTGGAAGATGCGAGAGAAGGCCTTGGCTGCTTGGGGTCCGTCAGGGTCTTCCACTAAAGCACTAACCAAGTTGATTGACTTGTGGAAGCACGGTTGAGAATcaactgttttgttttgtcCTGTTCGCATGGTATCAACGGTGGAACACAAATCCTGTGCCCCTATTGTGCCCCCATCCGTATCTCCTCTCTATATTTTTGCCATCTGTTTTATCTCTTTGGCTGTTAacatcaattaaaaaataaaaaaaaatctcatgcTAGGTTTTCTTTACTGTTGACTGTCTACTTCACTTTGCCCATGTCTTTGGCTGCCTACTTCTCTTTTACCCtgatttttcaatttgacAGGATTCTTTCAACTTTtgtaaggtttttttttatttgatatcgAGAATAAGTTTAGAGTCTTTTACTTCTATTGGTTGGAAAGTAGGGATGCTGAACTCACTGTTCTTCCTAGAGTCTTCATCTAGATCCAAATGATAATACATGATAAAACCAGAGtgtttgctttcttttttttcttatttactaATTGAGGTGAGTcttttatcaatattttttggGGGCTACATGAAATGGGGGTTTTCTGGGATGGTTGGCTTTTAGATGCAGAACTTGCTGGTCTCTGAGCATGTCCTTACAAGTTAATTATGATTAGTCCACCCAGCTATATATTGGGCTCTCTTCATAGGCAGCAAAACAAGGATAACTGAAGTGACATTGCCAGTTTTCTTTGGTCTCAACTGGAGGACGGTAAACCTACCAAAATTTAGTGGTTATGTGTTTGTGTTTTAACAGCTCGGAGCTTATCTGTCTCTGCCTGTTTATGGTCATTGCTTAGGAATGTTAATCTTCATTGCGCGCCTTTGAATCTCTCTGCTATAAGTGAGATGGTTACGCAGCTAGACCTCATCATATTTTTGCCCTGTGAAATATTAGACTTTGAAACAAGAGCAGGGATAAAGTTTTTCATATTAGGTTTCATAGGGTTCAATCATTTTAGATTGGGaattcttttactttgaaaAGTATCTTGATgaattcattatatttttcaaaaaaaaatttcatgattttcgattgattatttttttgacacaagcaaaaatagaattttaccttttatatCACCGGTTTAAGTCTGTAAAATCTTAAAGCAAGATAAAGCATATTTTGGAGTAAACGTTCTCACAAATGTGCGCAAACTTAACGTGAATATTATAGATGACTAAAGTAATACAATGAGGAGGTAGCATAAAGCTGGCTAAAGATGTTAAAGTCTAAACTTTGATGTTAAGTATGCACATCTTCTTGTATAAAAATtcagaaaattgaaatataagttttaaaccaaataataaaaaaaaaagagaaaattgtgagaaatacCCCTCATCATAAGgtgatttaaaaaataaccatccatataaagttatctgTTTCTAACCAAAAAAAAGCATGAGTAGACAAAAATGCTATTAAAAAACATCGTGGCAAATTAAGCTCTCGAAATCTCCCTCCTGCCatagagaaaatagaaataagaggaaattgtgagaaataaaTGCTCAGCTGTTTGAGCTCGCTCATCATTCTCTCTCAGCTATCTGAACTATATCAACTCTGTCAACTCTCTGTTAAGCACCATCGTCATCAGCTCTTTTAGCTCTCTTAACAGTATGAGCTTTGTGAACGCTCTGTTGAGCACCAGCGTGATTGTGTTGTGGTTTATCTCTCAGCATTTGGCCATATTGTCATCGATAAACAAACCTCATAGCgaagatgacatcaaggtatgttattgggtttattgcTGCAACACATAAATTTGTGAAACTttttaagtaaattaaaaCACGGATTAGAAATATTGCAcagagttgttacacgccatgcatttaTAAAGCAGATGGcgtgtaaaaaaaatattgaaataacatgtgttagcacatggcatgtaacatttttatttaacataGCGTGCAACATGTTGTGAACATGATGTGTaacaaatttttcacttgcgtgtaacatgttttgaacatggcatgtaacaaatTTTGAACTTGCGTATAACATTTTcgaacatggcatgtaacattttctaaacatggcgtgtaacatttttttaaaatggcatgtaacaacatgACTGATAAATTTTTGAACACGGCATGTGTTGTGTAAAATgattgacaatttttttttgtttttaaaatttcagtGGGGTTCCAATTGTGCGACTTGTGATAAGGCACGATGGTCAGTGGGTGGATGgcatttacaagggtggtgagtcacGAATGCAGGGGGTTAGGAGTGATTTGTCATTTGCGGGCTTGATAAAGctggttgaagatgttgttggggTAAACTCAGAATTTGACACgattgagttacatgcattgatcagTACACCCTGAGAGCTATCACGACCAATTATCAAGGACGATGAGGATGTTACATTAATTCTGCTAGAACAGAGGAATGTTCCGGCTATGTATGTCAGCATTAAGGGATGccaaacaaatgttatgtcacatgaagAAGTTGAACAATATGGTAATcagctcaatcaaaatgagatttacaatgcttcacatataccacaGCATTCAGTCCGTAACCCATAACAATGGCAATTGAGGTATGCACAAGAGTTTGTGCAGCCCGGTAGACAGATGACATTCACAGAACAGTTGGCTGCAAAATTCCGATCAGGATGTGTATCAAACCAATTACTTGCTTTTATCCAACAAATGCAACGATCGGGTGAAACTGTAGAGTGTGTAATGCCATTGTCAAATGAGAATACAACACTTGAGGACAACATTGTGAGATTGGAGGGTGACACTGCGACTCTGGAGGATAATACTGCATCTgatgagggaaatgaggatttgttcCCTGCTcgtgaagatagatttgatgaCAATTCAGATGATGGGCTTGATAAATGGCATGATGACAATTCAGACGATGACTGGCTTTATGACAGTGACATTccaatttgcaataatgttgaaggCGAAACAGAACTTGTTGGAGGTGTTGATGTAGGAAATGTTCAGTGTGATGACcccatatacaataaccccATCGCTGGTGAGAACGGGATTCATTCCTTTGATACATTGCTCGATGACAATTATCAGGAAAGGGGAAATGCAGGGATATCTCGTACGTGGCTAATTACAGGTGGAAAAAGGTTCtccttccaaacaattaccatTGAGGAATCGACATGTGCCGATGATCGTTTATACAAAGAAAGAATGTTTTCCTTAAAGGCTGAgttgaaacgagctttgaacatgttggtTCTAAAAGAGCAGTTTGagataagagtaaaaaggtcatgtaaaggtcgttatgaggttggttgtaacgacaaggcatgcaagttcagtGTGCGTGCAATGAAGTTACTTGACAGAGGAGAATATTGACAAGTTCGGATGTTCCACAAAGTACACACATGTATTGTTGATGGTTTGCAAGGGCGATTTTCAACTGCGAGTGCGAAGAtaattggtgaacttatgtcacacaagCTTTGGGCTAATGGAGTAGCATTGAGACCTAAGGACATAATTTGTGAGATGAGAGTTCAGTGAGGATTGGAATGCTTGTATGATAAGGCTTGGCAAGCGAAGGAGTATGTAGAGAGGCTTGTTTTCGGTCCTCTAGAGgagtcatttcaactactaccctcgtatttttatatgttggaacaagaaaatcctGGCACAGTGACTGCAGTGGCTACTGATGAGGcaaaaagattcaaatattgtttctagTGATACGGGGCTTGTATTTAGGGGTTTAGGGATGTAATGCGTCCTACGGTTGCAATTGATGCGACATATCTGAAAGGCAGGTTTAAGGGTGTTCTGTTTGTtgttgtatgcaaagatgcGAACGAGTGCGTATATCTAGTTGCATTTGGCATCGGCCATGTTGAGGATGAAGACTCATGGATGTGGTTTCTTAGCAAGCTGCGTGATGCGGTTTATTGTCCTAAAAACACTATGTTCATTTCTAATCAGCATCTCGGcattaagaaagcaatccaaaatgcatacccAGAAGCGCACCATAGTTTATGCGGCTACcacttgaaaaaaaactttaaaaacaagttcaagtgCGACGATGTTTctatgattttcacccttaCTAGAAATTACTATAAAGTTTTCGATTTCAACAGGCATATGAACCAACTCAAGCAGATTTACGCGAGAGCCCACATTGACTTTATGAGAATAAGGCCTAAGAGATGGGCACGTGCATGTTCACCGACAAGGTGataccaaatgatgacatccaacattgcgGAATGTGTAAACTCatgcttgaagcatgcaagaTAAATGCCAATCACTGTTTTGATCGAGTTCATTAGAGAAATATTCTAGCGTTGGTTCTATGACCGGTACGAGGAGGCTGTCAAGGTGACCACCCCCCTCAGCCCTTGGCTTGCTTGGCAGTTGAGAAAACAgttcaatgatgcacatcgCTTTGTAGTTAAGCCTATCAATCGAGTGGAGTTCGAAGTTAAAGACGGGAAGATGGACGGACTTGTAAACTTGTCCAGGAAGACgtgttcatgttgtgagttccAAATAGATTTACTGTCGGCACCATCTCCAAGTCAATTGGCACCTCCACGAGTGCGTCGACCgaaagcatgttcaagttgcaGACAAACCGATCACACACGCAACAACTGTCCAATACGAAGGACAATGTCTGAAAACGTAAGGTGTGTTGTGGATGAAGACAGCTTGTTGGCCTAACTAAATGTGTAACCCATGCGCAATACCTTTCTCATAATTTCCTCTTGCAGTATCTTGcattcattcatattttttagtgTTTGTTAGTTTTTTCTTGTAGAtgagtatttattttttattaattttgtagatatattatttgagtattaatttcatttttttcgtAGTTTTGAACACTGAATAGACTCGCGAAGTCCCTATCCTGTTACCCCCTTTCTCACATTTTATTACCACttgtattaaacaattaatgatttgatttaattcctttctatttcatttgatttaaccTTTTATGTTCTTACAATCAAATCTCCTAAgagatataaaattaaattaattcatctaAATTTAATAGCTTTCTAAATCccaatattcaatttttttttgtaatttttaaattacaacacttattttatcctttatcttattaataccgccatataaaattttaagccaatcacttaacaaatttaaattaaaatatattatgctaagctaataaaagaaatgccaTGTGGCAGTTTTGATCATCTGGTGTGGGGGTTGAGATTAGGCTGTAATTGTTAGATGTCAATGAcatcttgtggtgacacgctgagtgaaAGCAAATGCTTGTGGTGACACTGAGTGCATGCAGACTTCTGACGTGACAGCTGACTTGTTACagtattgtggggtgacacggcACATGccaattgtggtgacacgGTGAGTGCATGCAAACTTCTGGCGTGACACACTGACTTGTTACAGTATTATGGGGTGACACGAAACGGGCCAATTGTGGTGACATGCTGAGTGCATGCAGACTTCTGGCGTGACATGTTGACTTGTTGCAGTTTTGTGGGGTGACACGTCATGCCCCAATTGTGGTGGCACGCTGAATGCATGCAGATTTCTGGCGTGACACGTTGACTTGTTACAATATTGTGGGATGACACGCCACGTGGTTgcaatattaatttaaaaattgacaTCAGCTTCTGATATTTATAGGCACTGTGTTTGAATTGATAAAGAAGAAGTAATGGGAAAGTAATGTATAAAATGTacgaatattaaaattaataaagttaattgtatatacaaaaaaatgaTGTACATACAAGGGCCGATATGTTCAGGGTTTGTTCTCACAAttgttggaaaaaattttTAGAGCGTATTGGCGATGCATATTTGGAATCATATTCTGCTTAACtctgatattttttaattgcaaAATATCGTCAATATACCCTATCATGAACATATCACAGCTGACATTATCGTTTTGTCGATGCACGTTAGCTTTTGGCAAATGGATTTTCAATGGCATCGGCGTCAAATCCCATGTCTTTCGGtgtgttttgttgaaataacTAGCTTGGTGGTAGATGATTGGCATAATTGTCATAAAGGGTGTCATCTGAGCCGCATGCACTCCGTTATCCTTAGCATTCGAAGTTCTTGCAGAGTCCACCACCTTAATCGTCCACCTCACCAAGTTGATCTTCGCTACCACCCAATGCCCGCCCACATTGCAAGGTGCGAGGATGAAATTGacatcttcccattttttgCCATATCTCGTCCTCTCACCTTCCATGTACCCCACAACTCATCTGAAATTTCCATCGTGGATCGAGCATCTTCAGTTGGAAATACGGTGTGTAGTAGATGGATGGTGTCCTGTGAAGCATGTATACAGTAGCTTACACTTAATGCAATAAAAAACTTTGTATTTTcagaattgaaaaatttacagATAAACTTATGAAAAATATCGTGTCAACCACgcatgcatgggtagtgtacaGTTTCAACTTCGGCCTTGTCATCCACTTACAGAGTACGCTGAGGCATGCGTCTATATGTTCACTACTCATTTCTTCTTTGGGATCCTCTaatgttgtgaaaaatttaGCACCTTGATCCCTTAAGATCCCGACGTTGTTCCTGCATATGTAAcagaatgaatttcaaaagccttgtggattaatgtttcattaaaaaataatatttacaaTGTTATTTATGAGCTTACCATGAACAATCgtctttcttgaaagcttTATATGCTTCCACCATTGCATCTTTTATATCCCGACGGCTCACTGAGGGGTCGACGTACGGGTTTGACATGTATTTGCTTGCCATTTTGACCCATGCCCGTTCAGTTGGGTTTGAAATTTATGCTGCATGATGATGGATATCAGACTCTGGTGACAACAATCGTGTCTTGCTAACTTCAGAAGTGATTTGAGGAAGATGGTCCCCTTTAGCCTGAAGTGATACAAGGTTCCCATCCCTTCATGTTGTTGCCTCGACTACTGCATAGGCCTCAAGAAGATGCTCTCCTTCAACCACGAGCTAGTGAAGGTCCCCCTCCCCTCTCGCAGATGCATCGATAACCGAATCAACCTCAGGAACGTGGACTATTTCAGCCACGAGCAAGTGAAGGTCCCTTTCCCCTCCCATAGATGCATCGATAACCGAATCAGCCTCAAGAACATGGACTCTTTCAGCATCATCTGATTGAAGGGTCACATCCCCTGCCACAGCATCATATCCGTCACGGCCAACAACATCATTGTGAATGTGAACAGCAAGTTCATCATGTTGCCCATCATTAGCATCATCGTCGTGAGATGAAGGACTGCTATATAAAATGAGATAAATTGGAAAATTCGTTAGCTCATAAAATACCACAAATCAAAAaccaagaataaaaaatagaactaCACATATTAAACATAAATGACTAATATATGAGTGAAGATAGAATATTGTACTTGTGATTTTAGGCCTTTTAGAATACGAGCAACGACACGGTCCTCAAACGTTTGCATGGCTAGAGTCAATGACTGAATCGAAGCCTTCAGCTCTTACATGTTTTGTTTTGTCGGTGCATGATTTGTCGCAGCTGACGCTTCGTGACTACTACGTCATTGACTTTTGTCGAATGGGTCAACTGCAATAACATATATTACtttgttattcaataatcatatatagaATTATTGAACATTAACTGTTAGAACTTTAAAATCCATACCAGTAGCTCGTTACCATTGTGCGGTTGAGTAGGACAGATCGGTGGTTGAGGAGCTGCCGTCGCCTCCCTCAACTGTAATGATAGAAATTACTGTGTTACTCGATAAACATATGCAAAAATGTTGAACACAAATCGTTACAACCGATCTTACCGACGGCTTGTTACAATTGCACGTTTGAGGAACACTTGTCGGTGGTTGATAAGCTATTATCGCATGGTCCAACTGTAAACATAGATATGTTATTCGATAATCACAtatgaaattgttgaacaCAAACAGTTAGAACCATCCTTACCGACTGTTCACTGTCATTGCCATGGTCGTCCCCTTCCTTTATTAACTCAGAGCCAACAGCTCATCCACTAAAGCAGCAGCGGTGCGCCTCTATTTCATGCCACCAGTGGCTCtattctcttttaattttctcttattttcctGAGCACCTAAGCCATAGTCTGTCCGATCCTCCATGTGCCCTATTAACACGTACTGGTGGTCTTCATATAACGGGACATCAATGTCCATAAAATACTTCTGACTGGCCTCATCCGGGGTGGGCTCGAAGGTCTCCACTGTCCATAACTATAAAATAGGGattgtgattaaattttaggaaaaattgtTATACAAATACACAGTAGAAATTAGTAACTGTTCACTCACCTGCTCAGATGACTCCAACTTCTCAACTGTTTTGTAGAAGTCTTTCGGCTTCTGATTACATTGCCATTTGCACATACGTGGGTAGACGTCCTTCGAAGCAGAGGGGGCAACTATTTTTTGGAAGGTCAAAATTACTTTCATTGCCTAGAACTACAAGTCAAATGTAACATTATTAGACCATAAATGATAAACGAGTGCaactataaatttttatgtcaaaaagaaacaaataaatgTTTAGTGATAGTACTTGTATCACCCACACGAATTCGTAAATATTGTACCGTAAACGAGTATCCTTCTGCGAGTTTGAGGCAAGCATTTCGAACCCTTTTAAAAGGTAGTCCTCAGTCATCCTCTAAACATAGTGACTCAATGGGAAGGCATTCTAGGCGTCGATGTCCTTCACCAATGATAATAGCCAAGGCGTCACCCGTCTACGGtagtcttgaccaaataaaatgttattcgtGATCAAGACAAGTGCCATCTTGGTCGCGACACCTGGTCGTTGAAAGTTGCCTCCGTGAAAAGTATCAAGCAACTCCTGCAGCTTAATGCTCTGCTGCTTGTTTCAGTATCTGGCATGAATTTCGCTCGCAACAACCTCGTATGGTCATCTGAACACATTGGGCATTGGACAAAACTTCAATCCAGTGATAAGGTAAAACTCTTACTTTAATATCCACTCCTTGCTCTTGCCAATGGCAAACCATAGCTCGTGCTTCATTGCTTATGTCTCATTGATTCGACGAATCATGATGTTATGTAAGAGACCGGTGCAGAAGTAGCCTTGTGGATATACGTCCAGCAGCATTCTGAAACATGTATGCTTGACTGCATCATACTCCTCTTTCTCTTGGAGAGTCTTGTTGATGTAATGCAGTTGCGACCGCTTACAGTGGGTGTTGATAACGACATTGAACTCCCACTTCTTTGTCGGCACGAGAAGCAAACTATCAAGATCTTCATAATGACTGGACTGCACCAGCAAAACATGGCACACATGCACGAGTGAGTAAACCCATAATGTGGAAACAAGGTATactgaagaaagaaataaatgttgttacacgctatgcatatcaagaaaaatgttgtaacacgctatgcatatcaagaaaaatgttgtaacacgccatgcatatcaagtcaaatgttgtgacatgccatgcatatcagTGTCGTGACACGTCAATCACTGTAATTACTGACTCGTTACACCAACAGCTGTGACAtgccaaaaaccaaaaaaaccagttaacccacaacacACCAGGAACAGCTGTGACACgttaaaaactcaaaaaaccGGTTAACCCACAACACTCCAGGAACAGCCGTGACATgttaaaaactcaaaaaaccagttaacccacaacacgCCAAGAACAAccgtgacacgctaaaaacCCATAAAACTAGTTAACCCACAACATGATAGGAACAGTCGTGACAagctaaaaacccaaaaaactagttaacccacaacacgCCATATGTAGACACGAACCCCTTTCAACACTTTGGTACGACCATAAAACCaggaagaaaacaatttaAGCAAAGCATAACAATTGCAAAAAACACCAACATATCAAACCAACCCAACTAAAAATCAACGaacagaagaaagttttaattttagactGACTGACCTCTTCACTGATAACCAACATTGTTGCTGTGATGTAGCTAAGCTTGCCAAAAACGAAGTTGAACTCTCTACTACCTTTCGAAATGAGGAATGAA from the Theobroma cacao cultivar B97-61/B2 chromosome 8, Criollo_cocoa_genome_V2, whole genome shotgun sequence genome contains:
- the LOC18593023 gene encoding UDP-glycosyltransferase 88F4 — translated: MQETIVLYPSPGLGHVVSMVELGKLILQQRNHQFSITILLTTGFWDTPRIISYINSVSQAYPSICFRRFTSVSVSMDKKCSVAAIAFQFIRLHAPNALHSLQEISKDHKISAFVIDIFCTSTLSMGKDLKIPTFYFYTSGASSLAAFLQFPKLDEQTTESFRDLPDTVFHFHGLPPLKAIHMPEPALDREDPAYWDFIYFCSGLALSDGIIVNTFQELEPISIKAIADELCLVDAPTPPTYYIGPLIAAGSKAEHECLSWLEKQPSKSVVFLCFGSRGSFSRVQIMEIAKGLERSGQRFLWVVKNPPQDEKAKQTEESPNVDLDSLLPDGFMERTKDRGLVVKSFAPQVVVLNKDSVGGFVTHCGWNSILEAAVTGVPMIAWPLHAEQHLNRNILVQDMKMAIPVEQRQEDGFVSGTELEKRVTELMDSDIGMELRERSWKMREKALAAWGPSGSSTKALTKLIDLWKHG